The Pirellulimonas nuda genome includes a region encoding these proteins:
- a CDS encoding ribonuclease D, with protein MPQTNDSTHDTINSPAQLAELCERLSSAKRIGFDTEFVSEDTFRPELCLVQVAADGLLAVIDPYEVGDLTPFWRLLADGDHVTLAHAAREEINFSLEAIGAPPANLFDTQLAAAFCAAEYPAAYSSVVTRFLGIRPEKGEQRTDWRRRPLTTDQINYALEDVRYLDALHDAIGGEVEKLGRTQWLADETAGFVQEVTEARGRERWRRVSGIGNLGPRNLAVVRELWRWRQAEAERRNLPPKRVLRDDLIAEIAKRKLSSADKIKAIRGMQHGQLKKATDEIAACVQCGLEASLDGIRGGSRKPPPPQLNLLGQFLAPAVNSICREQNIAASLVGSATDLRELIAERLGFASPEDDPPALACGWRAELIGNLIDDLLAGKTSIRISNPRSEHPLSIDGL; from the coding sequence ATGCCCCAAACGAACGACTCCACGCACGACACCATCAACTCCCCGGCGCAGCTCGCCGAGCTGTGCGAGCGGCTCTCTTCCGCCAAACGGATCGGGTTTGACACGGAGTTCGTCTCCGAAGACACGTTCCGCCCGGAGCTGTGCCTGGTGCAGGTAGCGGCCGACGGCCTGCTGGCGGTAATTGATCCCTACGAGGTGGGCGACCTCACCCCCTTCTGGCGCCTGCTGGCGGACGGCGACCACGTGACGCTGGCCCACGCCGCGCGGGAGGAAATCAACTTCTCGCTGGAGGCCATCGGCGCCCCCCCGGCCAACCTGTTCGACACGCAGCTCGCCGCAGCGTTCTGCGCAGCAGAGTACCCGGCCGCCTACAGCTCGGTGGTCACCCGCTTCCTCGGCATCCGGCCGGAGAAGGGAGAGCAGCGGACCGACTGGCGCCGCCGGCCGCTCACCACTGATCAAATCAACTACGCCCTGGAGGACGTCCGCTACCTCGACGCCCTGCACGACGCCATCGGCGGAGAGGTTGAGAAGCTGGGCCGCACCCAGTGGCTGGCGGACGAGACCGCCGGCTTTGTCCAAGAAGTCACCGAGGCCCGCGGCCGCGAGCGTTGGCGCCGGGTGTCGGGCATCGGAAACCTCGGCCCGCGCAACCTGGCGGTGGTCCGCGAGCTGTGGCGTTGGCGCCAAGCCGAAGCAGAGCGACGCAACCTTCCACCCAAACGGGTGCTGCGGGACGACCTGATCGCCGAGATCGCCAAACGCAAGCTGTCCAGCGCCGACAAGATCAAAGCCATCCGCGGCATGCAGCACGGCCAGCTCAAGAAGGCCACCGACGAGATCGCGGCCTGCGTGCAGTGCGGGCTCGAGGCCTCCCTGGACGGCATCCGGGGCGGCAGCCGCAAGCCGCCACCCCCGCAGTTGAACCTGCTGGGGCAGTTCCTGGCGCCGGCCGTGAACAGCATCTGCCGCGAGCAAAACATCGCCGCCAGCCTGGTGGGCTCCGCGACCGACCTACGCGAGTTGATCGCAGAACGCCTGGGCTTCGCCTCGCCCGAAGACGACCCCCCCGCGCTCGCGTGCGGCTGGCGGGCCGAGCTGATCGGCAACCTGATCGACGACCTGCTCGCGGGCAAGACCAGCATCCGCATCAGCAACCCGCGTAGCGAGCACCCGCTTTCGATCGACGGTCTGTAA
- a CDS encoding PEP-CTERM sorting domain-containing protein: MRMWKSFALLGLAAAPVQAQLPFLETFDDGVASTRWSAPIVDEETGVQDGSVDYAFDYGAAGIPAAPGGGSSIGVQFFANPTDNSAGDEGEAIGIIASGLTLPAANFVLSADVYFRVLPGSEDSATEYVTLGAFTGPIKSPATAAPDDEVPFRFSVSNGNGLAWQITGDGGSATDIVRYEDAGNADTGSQSNLGSLDSIPFGTIPGVTTGAGNPNNPFEQFGFQNRWVTFSITSINGLVSFGINGATINTFDNSGGAFAGGSIMLGLTDAFNSAAGAGVYTVFDNISVTEVVPEPASAVLLGLGAVSGVYFLRRRRGTH, translated from the coding sequence ATGAGAATGTGGAAGTCGTTCGCGTTGTTGGGGCTGGCAGCCGCGCCGGTTCAAGCACAACTCCCTTTCCTTGAAACCTTTGACGACGGAGTCGCCTCGACGCGTTGGTCGGCGCCCATTGTGGATGAGGAAACCGGCGTGCAGGACGGATCGGTCGACTACGCGTTCGACTACGGCGCGGCTGGGATCCCGGCCGCACCCGGAGGAGGAAGCTCCATCGGCGTGCAGTTCTTCGCAAACCCGACCGATAACAGCGCCGGAGACGAGGGCGAGGCGATCGGCATCATCGCCAGCGGGCTAACCCTGCCCGCCGCCAACTTCGTTCTTTCCGCCGACGTCTACTTTCGGGTTCTGCCGGGTTCCGAGGACTCCGCGACTGAGTACGTCACGCTCGGCGCCTTCACCGGCCCGATCAAGTCTCCCGCCACGGCAGCGCCCGACGATGAGGTCCCGTTCCGGTTCTCCGTCTCCAACGGCAACGGGCTTGCATGGCAGATCACGGGCGACGGCGGCTCTGCAACCGACATCGTCCGCTACGAAGACGCCGGCAACGCCGATACTGGGTCGCAAAGCAACCTTGGCTCCCTGGACTCCATCCCCTTTGGCACGATCCCCGGTGTGACGACGGGCGCCGGCAACCCTAATAATCCGTTTGAGCAGTTCGGCTTTCAAAATCGCTGGGTGACGTTTTCGATTACCAGCATCAACGGCCTGGTCTCGTTCGGCATTAACGGCGCCACCATCAACACCTTTGATAATTCGGGCGGTGCATTTGCCGGCGGCTCGATCATGCTCGGGCTGACCGACGCCTTTAACTCCGCGGCCGGCGCAGGGGTCTACACCGTGTTCGACAACATCAGCGTCACCGAAGTCGTGCCAGAGCCGGCCAGCGCCGTGCTGCTGGGACTCGGGGCCGTTTCCGGGGTCTACTTCCTCCGCCGCAGGCGTGGTACGCACTAG
- a CDS encoding DUF1559 domain-containing protein, translating into MRSVSFRNPHRLSAFTLVELLVVIAIIGILVALLLPAVQAAREAARRVSCQSNVKQIALASLNYESARGGLPSFSKFGELPFGDDLFVGPTDSGSSQGGLMYSWVVSILPQIEEQALYDQFDLDLPVDNQVRGGVQIDPQATPIASMLCASDQASQRFYQDASKNFGRRFARSNYAAYVSPIHLECLRHYPGAIAEIEQPLRKLVDGTSHTIAFAEVRTREDPTDERGVWALNLAGASLLAFDMHNSAKITGGSVATACSGDVRKRGTKPYSPAQQSAGGDDSTKTPNLVANTNSGLIPEELRTCPADARFEGMGCRASGSSGYAAPRSLHPGGVNSAFVDGSVQFLPDDVDPWLMARYISINDGETDIEGQTN; encoded by the coding sequence ATGCGCTCGGTTAGTTTCAGGAACCCGCATCGGTTGTCCGCATTCACGCTCGTTGAGCTGCTTGTGGTGATCGCCATTATCGGGATCTTGGTCGCTCTGCTGCTGCCCGCCGTTCAAGCCGCCCGCGAAGCTGCCCGGCGCGTGAGCTGCCAAAGCAACGTCAAGCAGATCGCACTGGCGAGCCTAAATTACGAATCCGCGCGGGGAGGGCTACCGTCGTTTTCCAAGTTTGGCGAACTCCCCTTCGGCGACGACTTGTTCGTCGGCCCCACCGACAGCGGCTCCTCACAAGGGGGGCTCATGTACAGTTGGGTGGTTTCGATCTTGCCTCAAATCGAAGAGCAGGCGCTTTACGATCAATTCGATCTTGATCTGCCGGTCGACAATCAGGTGCGGGGCGGCGTCCAGATTGATCCTCAGGCCACGCCGATCGCCTCGATGCTTTGCGCCTCCGATCAGGCCTCCCAGCGATTCTACCAAGACGCAAGCAAGAACTTTGGAAGGAGGTTCGCGCGATCGAACTACGCCGCCTACGTGAGCCCGATCCACCTGGAGTGTCTCCGACACTACCCAGGCGCTATTGCGGAGATCGAACAGCCGCTCCGTAAGCTCGTCGACGGAACAAGCCACACGATCGCCTTCGCAGAAGTGCGCACGCGAGAAGACCCGACCGACGAGCGCGGCGTGTGGGCGCTCAACTTGGCCGGCGCGTCGCTGCTGGCCTTCGACATGCACAACAGCGCGAAGATCACCGGCGGCAGCGTCGCCACGGCTTGCAGCGGAGACGTACGCAAGCGGGGGACCAAGCCCTATTCACCCGCCCAGCAGAGCGCCGGCGGGGACGACTCTACTAAGACGCCCAACCTGGTCGCGAACACCAACAGCGGCCTGATCCCGGAAGAGCTGCGCACCTGCCCGGCCGACGCAAGGTTTGAGGGCATGGGATGCCGCGCCAGCGGATCCAGCGGTTACGCGGCGCCACGCAGCCTGCACCCGGGGGGGGTCAACTCCGCGTTTGTGGACGGCAGTGTGCAGTTCCTGCCGGACGACGTCGATCCGTGGCTGATGGCTCGCTATATCAGCATCAACGACGGCGAGACCGACATCGAAGGCCAGACGAACTAG
- a CDS encoding cupin domain-containing protein, whose amino-acid sequence MPRYAITQLNDAPPVPCPCGQTRRAFVEDPDGVASMHVVEVTANSRTHYHKRLTELYYVLEGEGTIELDGQSFPIVAGTSVLIKPGCRHRAVPSAGPLRVLNVPVPAFDETDEWFD is encoded by the coding sequence ATGCCCCGCTACGCCATCACTCAACTGAACGACGCTCCGCCCGTCCCCTGCCCCTGCGGTCAGACGCGTCGCGCGTTCGTGGAAGACCCAGACGGCGTCGCGTCGATGCACGTGGTTGAGGTGACGGCAAACTCTCGCACCCACTACCACAAGCGTCTGACCGAGCTGTACTACGTGCTGGAGGGGGAAGGGACGATCGAGCTCGACGGCCAATCATTTCCAATCGTGGCGGGCACTTCCGTGCTGATCAAACCAGGGTGCCGCCACCGGGCGGTGCCGTCGGCCGGGCCACTGCGGGTGCTAAACGTGCCGGTGCCGGCCTTTGACGAAACGGATGAGTGGTTTGACTAG
- a CDS encoding alkene reductase: MQSPHLLSKFDLSGLALRNRVVMAPMTRARAGESRLPNELMREYYTQRAGAGLIISEGVSISPRARGWVQSPGIYTDAMTAGWAPIVRAVHDAGAPFFLQLWHCGRASHSAFFEEGRAVAPSAIPIEEEYIHTPQGKQPHETPRALETAEIASVVEEYRAAAERAQQAGFDGVEIHGANGYLIDSFLQSKTNHRTDAYGGSIENRCRFLFELAEAVCSVFPAGRVGVRLSPNGVYNNMGSPDFREQFLAAAGGLNRFPLAYLHVMDGLGFGFHELGEPITLREFRGVFDRPLIGNVGYNQETAEAAIAAGDADLIAFGRPFISNPDLVTRFRDGIELAEPAPMSVWYSHGVEGYVDYPSASA, encoded by the coding sequence ATGCAATCGCCCCACTTACTTTCTAAGTTCGACCTCTCGGGCCTCGCGCTGCGCAACCGCGTGGTGATGGCGCCGATGACGCGTGCGCGGGCCGGCGAATCGCGTCTTCCCAACGAGCTGATGCGGGAATACTACACCCAACGGGCCGGCGCAGGGCTCATCATCAGCGAGGGGGTATCGATCAGCCCCCGCGCCCGCGGCTGGGTGCAGTCGCCAGGCATCTACACCGACGCGATGACCGCCGGTTGGGCGCCGATCGTCCGAGCGGTGCACGACGCTGGGGCGCCCTTCTTTCTCCAGCTATGGCACTGCGGCCGGGCTTCGCACAGCGCCTTCTTCGAGGAGGGTCGCGCTGTGGCGCCGTCGGCCATCCCCATCGAGGAAGAGTACATCCACACCCCGCAAGGAAAGCAGCCACACGAGACGCCTCGCGCGCTCGAAACCGCTGAGATCGCCAGTGTCGTCGAGGAGTACCGCGCAGCGGCCGAGCGGGCCCAGCAGGCGGGATTTGACGGCGTTGAGATCCACGGCGCCAACGGCTACCTGATCGACTCGTTCTTGCAGTCGAAAACCAACCACCGCACGGACGCCTACGGCGGCAGCATCGAGAACCGGTGTCGGTTCTTGTTCGAATTGGCCGAGGCGGTGTGCAGCGTCTTCCCAGCGGGGCGGGTTGGCGTGCGGCTGTCGCCCAACGGCGTGTACAACAATATGGGCTCGCCCGACTTCCGCGAGCAGTTCTTAGCCGCCGCCGGCGGGCTCAACCGATTCCCGCTGGCTTACCTGCACGTGATGGACGGCCTGGGCTTCGGCTTCCACGAGCTAGGCGAGCCGATAACGCTACGCGAGTTCCGCGGCGTGTTCGATCGCCCGCTGATCGGCAACGTCGGCTACAACCAGGAAACCGCCGAGGCCGCGATCGCCGCGGGGGACGCCGACCTGATCGCCTTCGGCAGGCCGTTTATCAGCAACCCCGACCTGGTGACGCGCTTCCGCGACGGGATCGAGCTGGCCGAACCGGCGCCGATGTCGGTTTGGTATTCGCACGGCGTCGAAGGCTATGTCGACTACCCCAGCGCGTCGGCGTAA
- a CDS encoding DUF11 domain-containing protein: MTRLNLIVGAAALVLLPSISLAQSDDTSSGHGWSLRDRIAALRQGWGSETDEAPAPIGGDTIAEMPVMPMPSSPGFSTSNAVGSRPAAGTSTTKLPRINERNLLPSDFPAGVGGSTTPPNPAAARRTATPPQPSAGKPATSGSAQSRLYREMRQQSPAMQPSQAASTSQSVAAGMQSDADPSQDPQSPTALRRRAAPRAGSVLSSESDWLTGGVPASAPRQPADVETMRKQLVESPAPTSERAALSRSIAAEVAAQMAEPAAQPVAAAAPKTTQPKTTEPKAAEPVAEQPVVAAPIAAKPAFRLGPTGAGQNQEVAPAAPAAVVETESDWAASKKFGADADSGAGDGPTLDVLQTRPTSGAPQGDDRYGAAAADNTAQTMSPITIGSPTPAMTPQPAQRPAPGELSQQRTAADGRPLLISQRMPQIQSRVAGPQRIVVGREARFRVTIENRGEVAADDLVAAISIPSWAEVASIAPSQGAMDPSTSTPAGTLSWRMPTLQAGAEANLDLTLIARAGKPIELGVRWSHAPVGSAATVVVEEPKLAMSVTGPEEVLFGRSQRYRLTLSNPGTGVAENVRVHLLPPGQGDGAVSSHVFGDLPAGTSRSVEVELTAREAGQLYVKASADATGGLTANCTKPLRCVKPELEVDWRGPQQSYAGASGAYYFRVHNSGTAAAEGTTFTVELPPGFEPTAAGDGRSFDAASRRLAWNVGTLLPGDDFYLQVTGSANTPGANAMEIAAETSDGLATARKTASMSVVAIADIRLEVLDPKGPLPLGEEVVYQIKVKNRGQIAAESVRVAGLFSRGIEPTSAEGGRYAISDGRVAFDPIASLPAGGELVLTVRAKPLEPGTHVFRAEAQCSDQEFKLAAEETTRFYRSDAVASGSSAAADRFSQPR; the protein is encoded by the coding sequence ATGACGCGGCTGAATCTCATCGTTGGGGCGGCGGCCCTGGTCTTACTCCCGTCGATCTCGCTAGCGCAGTCGGACGACACGTCCAGCGGCCACGGCTGGTCTCTGCGAGACCGGATCGCGGCCCTGCGCCAGGGCTGGGGGAGTGAAACCGACGAGGCGCCCGCCCCGATCGGCGGCGACACGATCGCCGAGATGCCGGTGATGCCCATGCCGTCGTCCCCCGGCTTCTCGACGTCCAACGCCGTGGGGAGCCGCCCCGCGGCCGGCACGTCGACGACCAAGCTGCCGCGCATCAACGAGCGCAACCTGTTGCCGAGCGACTTTCCGGCCGGCGTCGGGGGGAGCACGACCCCGCCGAATCCCGCGGCGGCGCGGCGCACCGCTACCCCGCCACAGCCCTCGGCTGGCAAGCCCGCCACGAGCGGGTCGGCCCAGTCGCGGCTCTACCGCGAGATGCGTCAGCAGTCTCCCGCCATGCAGCCCAGCCAGGCCGCCTCGACTAGCCAAAGCGTCGCGGCAGGCATGCAGAGCGATGCCGACCCGTCGCAAGACCCGCAATCGCCGACGGCGCTCCGACGCCGTGCGGCTCCGCGGGCGGGCAGTGTCCTCTCGTCCGAGTCCGACTGGCTCACCGGCGGCGTGCCGGCGTCGGCCCCGCGTCAGCCGGCCGACGTCGAGACGATGCGTAAGCAGCTCGTCGAAAGCCCAGCCCCCACGAGCGAGCGGGCGGCGTTGTCGCGTTCGATCGCCGCGGAAGTAGCCGCGCAAATGGCCGAGCCCGCCGCGCAGCCGGTTGCGGCCGCCGCGCCGAAGACCACCCAACCAAAAACCACCGAGCCGAAGGCCGCCGAGCCGGTCGCGGAACAGCCGGTCGTCGCGGCGCCGATCGCCGCCAAGCCCGCCTTTAGGTTGGGGCCCACCGGCGCCGGCCAGAACCAAGAAGTCGCCCCTGCTGCGCCGGCGGCAGTCGTAGAAACAGAGTCTGACTGGGCCGCGAGCAAGAAGTTCGGAGCGGACGCCGACAGCGGCGCGGGCGACGGGCCCACGCTGGACGTCCTTCAAACCCGCCCGACGAGCGGCGCGCCCCAGGGCGACGACCGCTACGGCGCTGCGGCCGCCGACAACACTGCGCAAACGATGTCGCCGATCACGATCGGCTCCCCCACGCCGGCGATGACGCCGCAGCCCGCCCAGCGCCCGGCGCCCGGTGAGCTCTCGCAGCAACGCACCGCCGCCGACGGCCGGCCGCTGTTGATCAGCCAACGGATGCCGCAGATCCAGTCCCGTGTCGCCGGCCCGCAGCGTATCGTGGTGGGTCGCGAGGCGCGGTTCCGCGTCACCATCGAGAACCGCGGCGAGGTCGCTGCCGATGACCTGGTGGCCGCCATCAGCATCCCGAGCTGGGCCGAAGTGGCGTCGATTGCGCCGTCGCAGGGCGCCATGGACCCGAGCACGTCGACCCCGGCCGGGACGCTCTCGTGGCGGATGCCGACGCTGCAAGCGGGCGCCGAGGCCAACCTCGACCTGACGCTCATCGCCCGGGCCGGCAAGCCGATCGAGCTGGGGGTCCGCTGGAGTCATGCTCCGGTCGGCTCCGCGGCGACCGTGGTGGTCGAAGAACCCAAGCTGGCGATGAGCGTCACCGGGCCCGAGGAGGTGCTGTTCGGACGCTCGCAACGCTACCGCCTCACGCTCTCCAACCCGGGCACCGGCGTCGCCGAGAACGTCCGCGTCCACCTGCTGCCCCCGGGCCAGGGAGACGGCGCGGTTAGCAGCCACGTGTTCGGCGACCTGCCGGCCGGAACGTCGCGGTCCGTTGAGGTCGAGCTGACCGCCCGCGAGGCGGGCCAGCTCTACGTCAAGGCGAGCGCGGACGCCACCGGGGGCCTCACCGCCAACTGCACCAAACCGCTCCGCTGCGTGAAGCCGGAACTCGAGGTCGATTGGCGCGGCCCGCAGCAGAGCTACGCCGGCGCGTCGGGCGCCTACTACTTCCGCGTGCACAACTCCGGCACGGCCGCCGCGGAAGGGACCACGTTCACCGTTGAGCTGCCGCCCGGCTTCGAGCCGACCGCCGCGGGCGACGGCCGCAGCTTCGACGCCGCCAGCCGGCGCCTGGCGTGGAACGTCGGCACGCTGCTGCCGGGCGACGACTTCTACCTGCAGGTGACCGGCAGCGCCAACACGCCGGGCGCCAACGCGATGGAGATCGCCGCAGAAACCAGCGACGGTCTGGCCACCGCGCGGAAGACCGCCAGCATGAGCGTGGTGGCTATCGCCGACATCCGCCTCGAAGTGCTCGACCCCAAGGGGCCGCTGCCGCTGGGCGAAGAGGTGGTCTACCAGATCAAGGTGAAGAACCGCGGCCAGATCGCGGCCGAGTCGGTGCGGGTCGCGGGGCTCTTCTCGCGCGGCATCGAACCGACCTCCGCCGAGGGGGGCCGCTACGCCATCTCCGACGGCCGGGTGGCCTTCGACCCGATCGCCAGCCTGCCGGCCGGCGGCGAGCTGGTGCTCACCGTGCGGGCCAAGCCGCTCGAGCCGGGGACGCACGTGTTCCGGGCCGAGGCGCAGTGCAGCGACCAGGAGTTCAAGCTGGCGGCCGAAGAGACCACGCGGTTCTACCGCAGCGACGCGGTAGCCAGCGGCTCCAGCGCGGCCGCCGACCGCTTCTCGCAGCCGCGTTAG
- the bioB gene encoding biotin synthase BioB: MLAPTTTSSRWNDLADQVLAGDPLSADQARSVLECPDDQLLALLAAAWRVRSHHFGNTVQLYLLMNAKSGLCPEDCGYCSQSKVSDAEIPKYNILSRDKLMDGARVAAERQARTYCIVISARGPNEREMAAVETLVPEIKQKYGLHICACLGLLTDDQARRLKACGVDRVNHNLNTSGEFYQQVCTTHTFQDRVDTLRSVRDAGMEMCSGGIVGMGETRDDVVSMAIELRELGVHSIPVNFLNPIEGTPLAGKGELDPRYCLKVLAMFRLVNPDREIRIAGGRELHLRSLQPLGLYAANSIFVGDYLTTLGQTPEADYAMLEDLGFEIVQNEEPAAC, translated from the coding sequence ATGCTCGCCCCCACAACCACGTCCAGCCGCTGGAACGACCTCGCCGACCAGGTGCTCGCCGGCGATCCGCTCAGCGCCGATCAGGCCCGCTCCGTGCTCGAGTGCCCGGACGACCAGTTGCTGGCGCTGCTGGCGGCCGCTTGGCGGGTCCGCAGCCATCACTTTGGCAATACCGTCCAGCTCTACCTGCTGATGAACGCCAAGAGCGGGCTCTGCCCCGAGGACTGCGGCTACTGCTCGCAGTCGAAGGTCTCTGACGCCGAGATCCCCAAGTACAACATCCTTAGCCGCGACAAGTTGATGGACGGCGCCCGCGTAGCGGCCGAGCGCCAGGCGCGCACCTACTGCATCGTTATCTCTGCCCGCGGCCCCAACGAACGCGAGATGGCGGCGGTCGAGACGCTGGTCCCGGAGATCAAGCAGAAGTACGGCCTGCACATCTGCGCCTGCCTGGGGCTGCTGACCGACGACCAGGCCCGCCGGCTCAAGGCGTGCGGCGTCGACCGCGTGAACCACAACCTCAACACCAGCGGCGAGTTCTACCAACAGGTCTGCACCACGCACACGTTCCAAGACCGCGTAGATACCCTGCGTTCCGTGCGCGACGCCGGCATGGAGATGTGCTCGGGCGGGATCGTCGGTATGGGCGAAACTCGCGACGACGTGGTCAGCATGGCGATCGAGCTGCGGGAGCTGGGGGTCCACTCGATCCCGGTCAACTTCCTCAACCCGATCGAGGGGACGCCGCTCGCGGGCAAGGGAGAGCTCGACCCACGCTACTGCCTGAAGGTGCTAGCGATGTTCCGGCTGGTGAACCCGGACCGCGAGATCCGCATCGCCGGGGGCCGCGAGCTGCACCTCCGCAGCCTGCAACCGCTGGGGCTGTACGCGGCCAACTCGATCTTCGTGGGCGACTACCTGACCACGCTCGGCCAGACGCCCGAGGCCGACTACGCGATGCTTGAAGACCTGGGCTTCGAGATCGTGCAGAACGAAGAGCCGGCCGCCTGCTAG
- a CDS encoding PSP1 C-terminal domain-containing protein, with product MNYLVRYGVLGDVGRFRSPERRVFARADRVVLRTARGLETGLVLAEEGESGPGTDGTVLRRMGVEDDLLASRIERRRERAYQACADLLAQHGSSAVLMEVEHLFDGQTLLFYFLGEVSHEVERLTAQLAEAYEAKAQFRKFTETLTQGCGPGCGTAEAMGQGGCASCSGCAVSGACGTKNKEPRMAAD from the coding sequence TTGAACTATCTGGTCCGCTACGGGGTGCTGGGAGACGTGGGGCGGTTTCGGTCGCCCGAGCGGAGGGTGTTTGCCCGCGCCGACCGTGTGGTGCTGCGGACCGCCCGGGGGCTCGAAACGGGGCTCGTGCTGGCCGAAGAGGGAGAATCGGGCCCCGGGACCGACGGCACCGTGCTACGCCGGATGGGGGTCGAGGACGACCTGCTGGCCTCGCGGATCGAGCGCCGCCGCGAACGGGCCTACCAGGCCTGCGCCGACCTGCTGGCCCAGCACGGCTCCAGCGCGGTGCTGATGGAGGTGGAGCACCTGTTCGACGGCCAGACGCTGCTTTTCTACTTCTTGGGCGAAGTATCGCACGAGGTCGAACGCCTGACGGCCCAACTGGCCGAGGCCTACGAAGCCAAGGCCCAGTTCCGCAAGTTCACCGAGACCCTCACCCAAGGCTGCGGCCCCGGCTGCGGCACCGCCGAAGCGATGGGGCAGGGGGGGTGCGCGTCGTGCAGCGGCTGCGCGGTGAGCGGCGCGTGCGGCACGAAAAACAAAGAGCCGCGGATGGCCGCAGATTGA
- a CDS encoding tetratricopeptide repeat protein, with amino-acid sequence MPTRREKIEAMLADEPGDVFLRYSLAMEFDKEGQPDASLSRLEELTKEEPPYVPAFFMSGQQLARLGRITEARAMLRDGIDAARQQKDMHAAGEMSELLASLGAAGE; translated from the coding sequence ATGCCGACACGAAGAGAAAAAATAGAAGCCATGCTGGCCGACGAGCCCGGCGACGTGTTCCTGCGCTACAGCCTGGCGATGGAGTTCGACAAAGAAGGCCAGCCCGACGCCAGCCTCAGTCGCCTGGAAGAGCTGACCAAAGAAGAGCCCCCCTACGTGCCGGCGTTCTTCATGTCGGGCCAACAGCTAGCGCGGCTGGGACGCATCACCGAAGCCCGCGCGATGCTCCGCGACGGCATCGACGCCGCCCGCCAGCAGAAAGACATGCACGCCGCGGGGGAGATGAGCGAACTGCTGGCGTCGCTTGGGGCGGCGGGGGAGTGA